The Bacteroides sp. region GCAACAGCATTACTAATGTTGGCGCCTGGGAAGAACTGCTGCAGAATCCTCGCGTGAAGAACCGGGGCATTTCGGGCGACAATACCTTTGGAGTATTGGCTCGTTTGGACGAAGTGTTGTCGTCCAAACCCGCCAAGATCTTTATCCTTATCGGCATCAACGACATTGCCCAAAACAATTCGCCCGAAGTGATCCTTTCCAACTATCGAAAAATCATACAGCGCATCATCAGGGATTCTCCCTCCACTTCCATTTATGTTCAAAGCCTTTTCCCTACAAACAATGGTTTTACACGCTTTACAGGCCACCAGAACAAGGACGATAAGATCCGCGCCGTCAATGCGGGTATCGCCAGTCTGGCCATCGAATTCGGCCTGACCTTCATTGACCTCTACCCCAAGTTTCAGGACGCTGAAGGCAAGCTCGACACCCTCT contains the following coding sequences:
- a CDS encoding GDSL-type esterase/lipase family protein; its protein translation is MRIALNFILVLLASGLFAQADTTYRSYFYEQRQSMFELLPDGEGEIIMLGNSITNVGAWEELLQNPRVKNRGISGDNTFGVLARLDEVLSSKPAKIFILIGINDIAQNNSPEVILSNYRKIIQRIIRDSPSTSIYVQSLFPTNNGFTRFTGHQNKDDKIRAVNAGIASLAIEFGLTFIDLYPKFQDAEGKLDTLYTNDGLHLLGAGYVKWAEILKPYVEE